One genomic window of Undibacterium cyanobacteriorum includes the following:
- a CDS encoding class I SAM-dependent methyltransferase produces the protein MLAIAQSHLSAHADLVVLKLLDAENMPSVATHSADAYSISLRLKICDRRLALQEALRVLKPGGRLIVLEVSNIPWFFAHRLYLLYMSVCMPVLGWLATGGDALAYKYLLQGIRDFPSAEGLAQEMKQLGFTEVDFERLSLGIVAIHTARAPGLADEESFGC, from the coding sequence ATGTTAGCGATCGCTCAGTCGCACTTGTCTGCGCATGCTGATTTAGTCGTGTTAAAGTTGCTTGATGCAGAGAATATGCCTTCGGTGGCCACTCACAGTGCCGATGCTTATTCGATTTCGCTTCGTCTCAAGATCTGTGATCGGCGCCTTGCTTTGCAAGAGGCGTTGCGAGTTCTGAAGCCAGGCGGTCGTCTGATTGTGTTAGAAGTGTCCAATATACCTTGGTTCTTCGCACATCGACTCTACCTCTTGTACATGTCGGTCTGCATGCCGGTACTCGGTTGGTTGGCGACCGGCGGTGACGCATTGGCTTACAAGTACTTGTTGCAAGGTATACGAGATTTTCCGAGCGCAGAGGGGTTGGCGCAGGAAATGAAACAATTAGGATTTACAGAGGTGGATTTTGAACGTCTATCGTTGGGCATCGTTGCGATCCACACGGCGCGCGCACCTGGTTTGGCTGATGAGGAATCGTTTGGTTGTTGA
- a CDS encoding class I SAM-dependent methyltransferase, giving the protein MTKIESSKLSNAADFQWKADDVFGRIASRYDRLCDVFSLGIHRQWKRRVAQRIASERWDVLLDGATGTGDIILRVLALDKER; this is encoded by the coding sequence ATGACCAAGATTGAATCTTCAAAACTCAGTAACGCGGCAGATTTTCAATGGAAAGCGGATGATGTGTTTGGTCGTATCGCGTCTCGCTACGATCGTCTCTGTGATGTTTTTAGCTTGGGCATTCATCGACAGTGGAAGCGCCGCGTTGCGCAACGCATCGCGAGTGAGCGTTGGGATGTGCTGCTCGATGGTGCAACTGGTACCGGCGATATCATTTTGCGAGTGCTAGCGCTTGATAAAGAGCGCTAG